One Nitrososphaerota archaeon genomic window carries:
- a CDS encoding O-methyltransferase: MKPEDVLKSIEETAPQKGLPIIGPIRGLFLDEAVKEYRPQTILEVGTLVGYSAIRMARLLKADGRITCVEVNEEIAKVACSNIEKAGLTERVRIVVGDAKEVLPDLKGSFDMAFLDAVKDEYLTYLKSCERLLHPGSVVVADNVKSHAAEVADYLDYVRNSGKYRSTYKEAGSNYRYGAGVAEGDAVEVSVKL; this comes from the coding sequence TTGAAACCTGAAGACGTACTGAAATCGATCGAAGAAACTGCCCCGCAGAAAGGTCTCCCAATCATAGGTCCAATAAGAGGCCTCTTCCTCGACGAGGCCGTGAAGGAATACCGCCCCCAGACAATCCTCGAGGTCGGGACGCTGGTAGGCTACAGCGCCATCAGGATGGCCCGCCTCCTGAAGGCCGACGGCCGCATCACCTGCGTCGAAGTCAACGAGGAAATCGCCAAGGTCGCGTGTTCGAACATAGAGAAGGCCGGGTTGACCGAAAGGGTCAGGATCGTGGTCGGGGACGCGAAGGAAGTACTCCCCGATTTGAAGGGAAGCTTCGACATGGCCTTCCTCGACGCCGTGAAGGACGAGTACCTGACGTACCTGAAGTCCTGCGAGCGCCTCCTCCACCCGGGGAGCGTCGTGGTCGCTGACAATGTGAAGTCACACGCGGCGGAGGTCGCAGACTACCTCGATTACGTCAGGAATTCCGGGAAATACCGGAGCACCTACAAGGAAGCCGGATCCAACTACAGATACGGCGCCGGGGTCGCTGAGGGAGACGCCGTGGAAGTAAGCGTCAAGCTCTGA